The Canis lupus dingo isolate Sandy chromosome 4, ASM325472v2, whole genome shotgun sequence genome contains a region encoding:
- the LOC112651781 gene encoding LOW QUALITY PROTEIN: protein AMN1 homolog (The sequence of the model RefSeq protein was modified relative to this genomic sequence to represent the inferred CDS: inserted 1 base in 1 codon), with amino-acid sequence MPSSRQVSQLLDLCLWCFMKNISRYITDIKPLPPNIKDRLIKIMSTQGQITDSNISVILHPEVQTLDLRSCDISDTALLHLCNCRKLKKLNISSSKENRISITSKGIKAVASSCSYVHEASLKRCCNLTDEGVLALALNCRLLKIIDLGGCLGITDVSLHALGENCPFLQCVDFSATQVSDDGVVALVNGPCAKKLEEIHMGLCVNXDEAVEAVLTCCPQIRILLSHGCPLITDHSREVLEQLVGPNKLKQVMWTVY; translated from the exons ATGCCTAGCTCGCGGCAGGTCAGTCAGCTCCTGGATCTATGCCTGTGGTGCTTCATGAAGAATATTTCCAGATATATCACAGACATTAAGCCTTTGCCTCCCAACATAAAAGATAGACTGATTAAAATAATGAGTACCCAGGGGCAGATAACAGATTCAAATATAAGTGTGATTTTACATCCTGAAGTCCAAACACTAGATCTAAGAAGCTGTGACATTTCAGATACTGCTCTCCTACACCTGTGCAActgcagaaaattaaagaaattaaatataagttcctcaaaagaaaacagaatttccataacttcaaaaggaataaaagctGTGGCTTCCTCTTGTTCATACGTCCATGaagcttctttgaaaagatgttGCAATCTTACTGACGAAGGAGTCCTTGCTCTTGCACTCAACTGCCGGCTGTTAAAGATCATTGATTTAGGTGGCTGTTTAGGAATTACTGATGTGTCCTTACATGCATTGGGAGAAAACTGCCCATTTTTGCAGTGTGTTGATTTTTCAGCTACTCAGGTATCTGATGATGGTGTAGTTGCTCTTGTTAATGGACCTTGTGCCAAGAAATTAGAGGAGATTCATATGGGACTTTGTGTAA CTGATGAGGCTGTAGAAGCTGTCCTTACTTGCTGTCCTCAGATACGTATATTACTCTCCCATGGATGCCCCCTAATAACAGATCATTCACGAGAAGTCCTGGAGCAATTAGTAGGCCCAAACAAACTAAAGCAAGTGATGTGGACTGTTTATTGA